The proteins below come from a single Gordonia sp. X0973 genomic window:
- the nuoH gene encoding NADH-quinone oxidoreductase subunit NuoH, protein MTGFPNLHSFGHDPWWLVVAKAVAIFVFLVLTVLVAILAERKIMARMQRRLGPNRVGWHGILQSLADGVKLALKEGLTPAGVDKPIYLLAPVIATIPAFTAFAVIPFGPMVSVFGTHTPLQLTDLPVAVLFILAITSVGVYGIVLAGWSSGSTYPLLGGLRSTAQVISYEIAMGLCFAAVFLLSKTMSTSEIVSSQHRHWFILLLLPSFLIYAVSMVGETNRAPFDLPEAEGELVGGFHTEYSSLKFAMFMLAEYVNMTTVAALATTLFLGGWMAPWPLSLIPGVNSGWLPVLWFVLKVWVFLFVFIWLRTVLPRLRYDQFMGLGWRVLIPASLTWVMVVALIRAATMNSSDAQRAWILAGTGLVAGVALVAGVARAMRVPDEIAGPPSPTTTALTAAFPTPPLPAAKEVTHA, encoded by the coding sequence ATGACCGGATTCCCGAACCTCCACTCCTTCGGCCACGACCCGTGGTGGCTGGTGGTCGCCAAGGCGGTGGCCATCTTCGTGTTCCTCGTCCTCACCGTGCTGGTCGCCATCCTGGCCGAGCGCAAGATCATGGCCCGCATGCAGCGCCGCCTCGGCCCGAACCGGGTCGGCTGGCACGGCATCCTGCAGAGCCTCGCCGACGGGGTGAAGCTCGCCCTGAAAGAGGGGTTGACCCCGGCTGGGGTCGACAAGCCGATCTACCTGCTCGCCCCCGTCATCGCGACCATCCCCGCGTTCACCGCCTTCGCCGTGATCCCCTTCGGCCCGATGGTGTCGGTCTTCGGCACCCACACGCCGCTGCAGCTCACCGACCTGCCGGTCGCGGTGCTGTTCATCCTCGCCATCACCTCGGTCGGCGTCTACGGCATCGTGCTGGCCGGCTGGTCGTCGGGCAGCACCTATCCGCTGCTCGGCGGGCTGCGCTCCACCGCGCAGGTCATCTCCTACGAAATCGCGATGGGCCTGTGCTTCGCCGCGGTCTTCCTGCTGTCGAAGACGATGTCGACGTCGGAGATCGTCTCAAGCCAGCACCGCCACTGGTTCATCCTCTTGCTGCTGCCGTCCTTCCTCATCTACGCGGTGTCGATGGTCGGCGAGACCAACCGCGCCCCCTTCGACCTCCCCGAGGCCGAGGGCGAACTCGTCGGCGGATTCCACACCGAATACTCGTCGCTGAAGTTCGCGATGTTCATGCTCGCCGAGTACGTGAACATGACCACCGTCGCGGCGCTGGCCACGACCCTGTTCCTCGGCGGCTGGATGGCGCCGTGGCCGCTGAGCCTCATCCCCGGCGTGAACTCGGGCTGGTTGCCGGTGCTGTGGTTCGTCCTCAAGGTGTGGGTCTTCCTATTCGTGTTCATCTGGCTGCGCACCGTGCTCCCGCGGCTGCGCTACGACCAGTTCATGGGGTTGGGCTGGCGCGTGCTGATTCCCGCCTCGCTGACCTGGGTGATGGTCGTCGCGCTGATCCGGGCGGCGACGATGAACTCCTCCGACGCCCAGCGCGCGTGGATCCTCGCCGGGACGGGCCTGGTGGCGGGCGTCGCCCTCGTCGCCGGCGTCGCGCGGGCCATGCGCGTCCCCGACGAGATCGCCGGACCCCCGTCGCCGACTACCACCGCACTCACCGCGGCCTTCCCCACACCGCCGCTGCCCGCCGCCAAGGAGGTCACCCATGCCTGA